In Macadamia integrifolia cultivar HAES 741 chromosome 1, SCU_Mint_v3, whole genome shotgun sequence, a single window of DNA contains:
- the LOC122074799 gene encoding uncharacterized protein LOC122074799, producing MMRTLTRQLSSYLCRKNHGLAQTRKFSSFNGRDELSMEEEAERKIGWLLKLIFAGTATVVAYQFFPYMGDNLMQQSVSLLQVKDPLFKRMGASRLSRFAVDDERRMKIVEIGGAKELLNMLGTAKDERTQKEALIALVALSHSDEAVRALHLAGAISVIRSIPDSFQDSEVMVHKSSLLKRFQDMTYDTTS from the exons ATGATGCGCACATTAACACGACAGCTCAGTTCT TATTTGTGCAGAAAGAATCACGGGCTTGCTCAAACTCGCAAATTTTCTTCGTTCAATGGAAGAG ATGAGCTCTCAATGGAGGAGGAGGCTGAAAGGAAAATAGGTTGGCTGTTGAAGCTTATTTTCGCTGGGACTGCCACAGTTGTTGCTTACCAGTTTTTCCCTTACATGG GTGATAATTTGATGCAGCAGTCTGTGTCGCTCTTGCAAGTCAAGGATCCGTTGTTTAAAAGGATGGGAGCTTCCAGATTATCCCGTTTTGCTGTCGATG ATGAGAGAAGAATGAAAATAGTAGAGATTGGTGGAGCAAAGGAGCTCTTAAATATGTTAGGGACTGCCAAGGATGAACGCACACAGAAAGAAGCTTTGATCGCTCTTGTTGCCCTTTCACATTCag ATGAAGCTGTCAGAGCTCTGCACCTGGCTGGAGCAATCTCAGTAATTAGGTCAATTCCAGATTCTTTTCAGGATTCTGAAGTCATGGTCCACAAATCCAGCTTGCTGAAGAGGTTCCAAGATATGACATATGATACGACATCTTGA
- the LOC122065989 gene encoding fructose-bisphosphate aldolase, chloroplastic-like — protein MFLVLLLQDNGLVPIVEREVLLDGDHGIERTFEVPQKVWAEVFFYMSENNVMFEGILLKPSMVTPGAECKDKATPDQVSEYTLKLLHRRIPPAFLSGGQSEVEATLNLNVMNQGANPWHVSFSYARALQNTCLKTWDGRPENVKAAQEALLVRARANSLAQLGKYTGEGESEEAKKGMFVKGYTY, from the exons ATGTTCCTTGTTTTGTTGCTGCAGGACAATGGTTTGGTTCCCATAGTCGAACGTGAGGTTTTGTTGGACGGAGACCATGGAATTGAGAGGACCTTTGAGGTGCCCCAAAAAGTGTGGGCAGAGGTTTTCTTCTACATGTCAGAGAACAATGTTATGTTTGAAGGAATTCTGCTCAAGCCCAGCATGGTGACGCCTGGTGCTGAATGCAAGGACAAAGCCACACCAGATCAAGTTTCTGAATATACTCTGAAACTCCTCCACAGAAGGATTCCACCTGCT TTTCTGTCAGGAGGACAATCTGAAGTTGAAGCAACCTTGAACTTGAATGTTATGAATCAAGGAGCAAACCCATGGCatgtttcattttcttatgCAAGAGCACTACAGAACACATGCCTGAAGACATGGGATGGAAGGCCAGAGAATGTGAAGGCTGCACAAGAAGCTCTCCTGGTACGGGCAAGGGCCAACTCACTTGCACAACTTGGAAAGTATACAGGTGAAGGCGAGTCAGAGGAAGCTAAGAAGGGGATGTTTGTCAAGGGATACACGTACTGA